One genomic segment of Stegostoma tigrinum isolate sSteTig4 chromosome 21, sSteTig4.hap1, whole genome shotgun sequence includes these proteins:
- the LOC132210827 gene encoding probable G-protein coupled receptor 142 — protein sequence MYWDPAVMDWNNTTLDLNLRTNNWNVTTTDWNELAMFQQVTTVDGNGKTVGRGFIEMLHLHFATSVRKPLRYRIQIVLRIIQFIYYPILGIIAVPATDSSVWFTVTFTFDRFVAICCPNLRSSYCNVKTAAVVLATVTGLSCLKNIFWYFMLRNKYHVSNRAWFCWVKRDVKSSPVWAAIEFCHYILTPGVALLLILLLNFLMVGHIAVTSRSRRRFHQRSNRTSIKDPEMKNRMNSIILLFLISGNFILLWSVSMVYSIYRRMFFLGYKSLYLPSFAMDLGYMLQMMSCCTNTVIYVIAHPMFRQHLRNIVYYPFTPIVKCIKR from the exons ATGTATTGGGATCCGGCAGTGATGgattggaacaatacaacactggatTTGAATCTAAGAACAAAcaactggaatgtgacaacaacagattggaatgAATTGGCAATGTTTCAACAAGTCACAACAGTTGATGGGAATGGTAAAACAGTGGGACGGGGATTCATTGAGATGTTGCATTTGCATTTTGCTACTTCAGTTCGGAAGCCACTGAGATACCGCATTCAAATTGTTCTTCGGATTATCCAATTTATTTATTATCCGATTCTCGGTATCATTGCAGTGCCTG ccactgactcttctgtctggttcaccgtcactttcacctttgatcgatttgtcgccatttgttgcccaaatctgagaagtagctattgcaatgtgaaaacagcagctgTGGTTCTGGCAACTGTGACTggattgagctgtttgaagaacattttctggtattttatgcttcGTAATAAGTATCATGTCAGCAACAGAGCCTGGTTTTGTTGGGTGAAAAGGGATGTGAAATCTTCTCCAGTCTGGGCagcaattgagttctgtcattacatactaacaccaggagttgccttgcttctcattctgcttctcaatttTTTAATGGTTGgacacattgcagtgaccagcagatcccgcaGGAGATTCCATCAGCGGAGCAACAGAACGAGCATcaaagacccagagatgaagaATCGAatgaattccatcattttattgtttcttatctcagggaatttcattctattatggtcagtatcaatggtgtattccataTATCGGAGAATGTTTTTTTTGGGATATAAGTCTTTATATCTGCCTAGTTTTGCAATGGACCTGGGCTACATGTTGCAGAtgatgagttgctgcacaaacactgttaTTTATGTCATCGCACATCCTATGTTCAGACAGCATTTGAGGAATATTGTGTACTATCCCTTCACTCCAATTGTCAAATGTATTAAACGTTGA